One Glycine max cultivar Williams 82 chromosome 8, Glycine_max_v4.0, whole genome shotgun sequence genomic window, atattacattttttaaaataggttgTTAGATGTAAAAGATTCAATATGGATAAAGTTTGATGGAGCATAAAGACGTCATTTTATATGCCTCGGTATGGATAAAGCTTGATGaaacttaaaaattttaaaaattgattgacAAACAATCGATATGATTgctaattaatgtaaaaaatatcgaTCTTCATCAAAGAATTAACGGATGCGAcgaaaaagataattatttcattttaaataattagagactaaattaaaccttgaaatataattaaaggataaattgaataattaattctaaACTGTTCTcacgttctctctctctctttgccTCACGCTCACGCTAGTCTCTTTAATGATCTGATTCTTTCTAAAACTCACATCTCTAATCTTTTCACTTTCTTGATATCAATTCTATGTGACAGGGAGGGGCAAAATTTGCCCAGCTTTTTCACAACGTTAAAATGAGGGAGAAGAaagtttcttttcttattctaattttaatccAATAGTGGAGACTTTCCCTCTCTCTTGATCCGTTGGATATATCCTTTTTTAAGTGATAAATAAACTCGTTAAATCAGTAACTTTAAGTGTGTAGTATTACTTATTACTTTTTCATTTACGTGTTTAGTGATTCTTATTGACGAAATATCAAACACGTTATTAatgcttttctttctttgatttttttttctttacatattttgaaaagttggcaaagagagcaagtaaagcattatattttttaatgggaCAGCAAGCAAACAAGCcatctaattaaaatatactagCTCAACAAACTGTAAACTTTGCTTTGAAGAATTATGTGCCTATAAACAACACTGATTGGACAACTTGATGTCATTGCATTTGTGATTTTGAGAACTATGATGACAATGGCAAGAATGAGATCCAAGAATCGAATACAATAATAGAATAAATAGAAGTTAGAATCAACCTCTGACTATTCCAACTAATGCTCTTGCTTTGCTTCTTCTTCACTTACTAGACTTTTATATTTAATGCCGACCATAACTCACAATCACAGCCAATCAGTGCAACATTCTCTATGCCACTACTCTCCAactataataaaatcatttttgtaatagtctttttttttattattattgtagagTAGAGTACTGCTTATTGTAATTTACTTTAATTCACTTATTTCCGAAATTTTATTTGGTTGCATGGGAGTGAGGATGACGATGTACTCaccttataattaaaaaaagaaaaagaaacaacttcttttgaaaatgaattaaaatgccAAAAGTATTCTTTTATCAAATGGGTTTTTTGGGGgtaaattataaatgataaagttgcaattataataaaaaaatataattaagaattagTTTCTTAGGAATCAGACTTCAATGGGAAATTGGAGTAGCTAGGGATTGACCCGAATAAAAGAAAACTTGGAGAGCTGTGATcagagaaacaaaataaaactcttGTCATCAAGAAAATTCACTATGCAAAATTACACAGTGATTGTACTTATAACAGAGAATAATAAGCTGTTGTAACAGATTGATAATTAAACTCCTAATTGACTACAAGTACTCAAGCTAATAGCTAACCAATTGGCCCTTGATTCTGTTCTGCATATCTCCATTATTATTCTTAATTTGTTTATGATTATACACAAAAACTTTTTGAGatactcttaaaaaaaatttaagccaTCAAAAGAGACATGGCGATTTCTGCTGACgacaaaatattattctttagaaccaacaaagtgaaaaaaatcaaagagataAGAGGAATAGAATGTCACGAAATATTTAACCAAAATAGCAAAGAATCtttaaaaatactgaaaataggAATTCACAACTGATAAATGGGAAATTTCGCCCAAAAAAGGAAACCACACACTGGTAGAGAATCTTCAACGAGAATTCTtacatgaattatttaatttttttcactggAACCATAATTTGACATTATTTATATAGCCACcgttatttgtataaataataattacttaataaagttatacaataaataaaatattttttaagtattataggacctacaaaattaaattaatcatatacACCAACAatcttaatattaaaataaattttataaaaaatatttaagattacaattatgttaattatgtttgataagacatttcagttaagttgaaaaattcatttgattattttataaataaatttctattaTTAGTTTCTCTGTAacttttagtgttttttaaaatactatttaaaagaaaatataaaaattagtattttaaaaaaacattacttcaaatagtattttaaaaaatattaaaagccaGTAAAAGGTTactaaaagaaatttatttgtcAAACCAGTAAATGAATTTTtcagctaataaaaaaattaaataataacttaaatatcttttcaaatataaactaaatttaagtgaaattataaaacttcaTACCATTATCATAAATAATCCATCTAAATAAATATGTATGATAGATCCTCTTAGAAATAACGagcttttaacttttattttttatttaatgactcACACCCGTTCTCgtttaatttctaataattattaattaatactacTAAAAGGTGTATTATAAAACCAGAAAGAGTGTATTAATGAATTAATACTTTTCATGTCAGCAAATTAAcaatcaatagaaaaaaaatactaataagacacttttaaacatattttattattggttaatttttaaaaaatttataaaatcataaataaaacttactactccaatttattttaaaaaaagtatactcAAATCATCTTGTTAGTGGGATTTTttctcaacaaaaaataattgacaaagtgaaaaaaaatcagaaccaCATTCGTACctcgaattaaaaaaaaaaaagtaaaaacaaaaattaaaccaTATGTTGAATGATTGTTTGTCCCCAATTTTCAATTGGGACACGACCTTTTGCCATTGCCAGTGCATGTGAGTGAGAAGAAGGACTGtcacaaagagagagagagagagagagagagagagagagagagagagagagagagagtgtgaaACAGTGCCTATTCTGAAAGTCGTCTCCACGTTCTCCTTTGCACATATTGTGGTGTGTGCTGTTCTGTGTGTGCCACTATTGTCATATTCCGCAAAATCAGCTTTTTCCTGTGGAGTTCTGCTCAACCTTCCTTTCTTTTGTACATGCAAACACCCTTTTTGCTGAAGGTTGCATGTTTAGTTCATTGGCGAGTTTTGGAGATCTGGGTATGATGCATTTTGGCTTCTCCAGTGTGTTAGAACAATGAGCCAATGCCAAATCTGGGTCATAATAATGCTTGAAGATTAGATGTTCCTTGATTTGCAAAAAGGTTTTGTTTGCATGAGCTGGGTTTCTTTTCCCCCACTGAATTTGGTTTTTGTCAGGTGTTGTACCCTACAAAATTAGTATTAGCTTCTTGAAAGTAGTTTGTGGGTATTGACTTTTTGCTCTTTGCCAAAGTTAAGGTATACTTTTTTAAGGAATTGGGTTTGTCTTGGTGGTTGTGTTGTTTTAGGGAATTGAGCATTGCTTGTGGAATGTTTGATCTGAAAAATGTTAAGTTGATGCTTGATCTGGGGTGTTGTGATGATGTTTGATTCTGGGAAGAGATTGGAAATTGGAGTGTTTAGTGAGTGGTTTCATCAAAGAAGTGAAGAtggaagtttttaattttaactagtACATTTTGTTCTTGAGGGAAGATTTGTGCAGTGATGACTTCAACAAACCCTTCCCCAAATGCTTCCCCTGTTGCAGTGCCTCCTGCACTTGGTGGTATTTTATCACCACCaccttcttcatcttctccaaCAAATTCATCCAAATCACCGTCACCTCCCAATTCTCCTCAGCCTAATCAAACACAAACACCCAATTCCCCTGCTCCTTCATCACCTTCAGCTCcacctccttctcctccttctcctcctcagGCAGTGCCTGTAACCCCTCCTCCTTCCATATCACTCTCTCCACCACCAACTCTGCCCCCTCCTTCACCACCAGATTCTCCACCACCATTGCCACCAGCATCTCCCCCCTCACCACCAGCTACCACTGCCCCTCCTCCAGCTGAAACTCCACCTTCCCTTCCAAATTTGTCTCCACCATCTCCACCAGATGGTTCCCCTCCTCCTCAATCACCTCCCACAACAATTCCACCTCCTTCTCGACCGGTTTCGCCGTCTCCTCCTCCTCCAGCCAATGTTCCAAGGCCACCATCCACTAGTACTCCTCCACAGAAACAGAGTCCACCAAAAACTACTCCTTCACATGCATCCCCTCCATCAGTTTCTGAAAGTCCTCCTAAACCTCCTTCCTCTGATGTTCACCCACCATCCACATTGCCTTCAGACACTTCAGGATCTTCACCTCCAGCTACTTTGCCTGACCCTCCAACTAATACAACAGCTGCCCAGGGTCCCACGGTGTCGCTGCCGTCTCTTCCAACTGAAAAACCCACTGCTAGACCAACTAATGATGGTACTAACAGTatgtcttcaaacaacacaccTTCACATTCAGGAGGGTTGAGCACTGGAGGATCTGTGGCTATTGGAATTGTAGTTGGTTTTACTGTCCTCAGCCTTGTTATGGCCGTGTGGTTTGtacagaagaaaaagaagaagggaACAGGATCAAGAGGTGGTTATGCTGCTGCTTCTCCATTTACCTCATCCCACAACTCAGGTATCCCATTATGTTATGTACTACCAACTATTAGAATTTAGGAATATATAATCTTGCTGGTTCTTGCATGTTGTTTGTTGTTAACCTTGATAATTTGTTATTGAGATAAATATCAGATTTTCCCAGTAGTGCTTAAACTTGGATTAGATAATCTCAGATATAATGGATTTTGGTTCCTGGATACTTCAAATTGAATCAGAGAAGTCCTGCAATTCTAGTTCTTAAAACTTTCATTAAAACCAGAAGTCCAATGTCAATGTATTAATCTCCATCAGCTACAACTTATCTGTAAATGGACActggaataattattttaaacattgatATTCTCTTCTAGGTACATTATTCTTGAGGTCGCAGTCTCCAGCCAACTTTTTAGGTAGTGGTTCTGGTAGTGATTTTGTATATTCTCCATCAGAGCCTGGTGGAGTAAGTAGTTCAAGATCATGGTTCACATATGAAGAACTTATCCAAGCTACAAATGGGTTTTCAGCACAAAATTTGTTGGGAGAAGGTGGATTTGGCTGTGTTTATAAAGGTTTGCTCATAGATGGAAGAGAAGTAGCTGTGAAACAGCTCAAAGTTGGTGGTGGGCAAGGGGAACGTGAATTCAGGGCAGAAGTTGAGATTATTAGCCGAGTACATCATCGTCATCTGGTTTCTTTGGTTGGTTACTGTATATCCGAGCATCAGAGATTGCTTGTATATGACTATGTTCCCAACGATACTCTTCACTACCATCTCCATGGTAAGATAGATATCTCtgattaaataatttgaataaacaaaaataatgaattcaTTACCAATTTACAAAACAAGCTATAAAACATATACACTGAGACCGGCACctatcaatttttaaaaggagAATGAGTGTTTGACATCCCTTTTTAGAGAGGGGAAAATGAGGTGTGAATGTCTgatcataattttatatataaacttcAACATTTACAAAATCTTGATATATGTCATACGTAccaatatttgttatttattttgtaacccCCTTCCAGAAAACATGGATCATCATTTCTGTtgacattttctttaaaaaaatcttaatgaaCCCCTCCAAGTAGATCTAGCCATGTACAATTACATgctgaatcaaaataatttactaGATTGACAGTAGCACCCCTgccttatatttattttttatttttttataacagagctatgcttatttgtttttaaatgtcCATGTCATGTCTATGCGACAATGCTGCATCCCACCATGCTAGAGCCAAAATAAAATGGACACATACTTGTGTTGGATGTGTCATTAGTGTGTTGTACTAGGGTTGTGCCAAACAAACAGGTGTTCAACAAACATGTTTGATATCTCCTTTTGATAAATCATGGAAGAAGTATCATTAATAAAGATCATTTATTTGTCTGATAACAAATGATTTGGAcccttctttttaaattatttttaattttaatatttcagtGGTGAACTTCAAgaatattgaaaaattatggACTATATATTTTATCAGTATTCACTAAGGTAATAGAAACACATAATTTATTGTTTGCCGTGAATTCATTATTGTCACCATTATTGTTGCACTTGAATTTACAATCCAAGTAGGTTGTTCAGTAAGTTCCCATCATTGTTATAAATCCATGTTTTAGGTTTAAGGACTTTATAGTTCATCTAAAATTTGATCTAAAACATGACcagtaaatttaaattttcgcAGGTGAAAATAGACCAGTTTTAGATTGGCCTACTAGAGTCAAGGTTGCTGCTGGTGCAGCTCGTGGAATAGCTTACTTGCATGAAGACTGTaagtttcttctttttcttagtaTTCTCAACTCAAGTGTATAATTATCCACAGAAGACAGGCTGTTTCCATGGCACTACATGTTCCGTTTATGCTTGGAGgcattcttttaaaatatatatttttctttaaactaAGTACACTGGGATCTGTAGAAATTTTGCAACCACAATTGAGATGCTAAAAAGTAGCAACAGACATGATTGCATTATTGAATTTATTGTTGATTGCACATTCATATTGAATTACTTATGTTTTTACACtttatctttttggtttttatagCATATTACACTGTTTatcttcttatttctttttaactaatttatcagGCCATCCACGCATTATTCATCGAGATATTAAGTCATCAAACATCCTGCTTGATCTCAACTATGAAGCTCGAGTAAGCTACTTTTATAATCTGTACCTCTGATGTggaatacattttaaaattttttatgaagTCTGTTTAGTAAATTGATTCATGCTTAAATGCCAACTTGTGCTGCATTGGCgtcttcaattattttgtttatcgACTTCATCTTATTTTTTGGTATGATTTGGTCATCAGGTTTCGGACTTTGGGCTTGCAAAATTGGCATTAGATTCAAATACACATGTAACTACACGTGTAATGGGAACCTTTGGGTAGGTTCTTTGTCTATGATGTAGCTTTAGTCACATAATTTAGTGTTTATTAATGGAATCCTATTATTACCCcttcaattttattatgttttctgACTatcatctaaattttgttcctctGAAGTTGTATCTTGTATGGATATTATTTATTGATCTTTGATCTATTATGCCTTTTTTATGCCCTTTTTTGACATGTGAAACTTAAGAGTCTTTTGGATTTTGATATCACTCAAGTATGAACTGTTCCTATTCTGAGTATACCTAATGGGAATAATGGTCTGAATTGCCAGGTACATGGCACCAGAATATGCGACAAGTGGGAAACTTACTGAAAAATCTGATGTATATTCTTTTGGGGTTGTGCTGTTGGAACTAATTACAGGTCGGAAGCCGGTAGATGCATCTCAACCAATCGGTGATGAGAGCCTGGTTGAATGGGTGAGTCACAAATTTCCCCTAACATATGTTTGATTAGTAGTAGTTTAGTGAAGGATTCCTGTATTATTATTTGACGTGGCTTAGTAGGTTCAGATATTGTAAAACAACAAATCTTGTtttcatcatttaaaaattctgaaaaccggaaacaaaataaaaacaaagtaaTTGCGATTATCAGTGGAAACAGAgaatttaaaatgtataaacagaGCACCCCCAAACACcacatttttttccttgttttctttgaatCCCAAGGGAATGGAATCCCAAgcacattaaaatttaaattgctCATTTTAGTAATTTGAATACTTGTTTCCAGGCTCGGCCTCTGTTGACTGAAGCACTTGACAATGAGGACTTTGAAATTTTGGTGGATCCAAGATTGGGAAAGAACTACGATAGAAATGAAATGTTTCGGATGATTGAGGCTGCTGCAGCCTGTGTACGCCACTCGTCGGTGAAGAGACCACGCATGAGTCAGGTAATGCTATTCTCTGAACTAGAGCATGCCATGCAGGGCAGCATATATATTTGTTGTGATTTTAAAGATACTTATTGTGCATGCTTTGCTTCCCTCCCGGCTCCCAGGTGGTGAGAGCTTTGGATTCCTTAGATGAGTTTACAGATCTCAATAACGGAATGAAACCGGGGCAGAGTTCAGTGTTTGATTCTGCACAGCAATCTGCACAAATCAGAATGTTTAGGAGGATGGCTTTTGGGAGCCAAGATAGTTCCAGTTTCTTCAATGAGTCTCAGAGTAGCTGGAGGAGTAGGGATCACAACTCAAATACTATGTTCTCCCAAAATAAAACTGGGCCTTGGAACGTTTGAGTGACATGACTCACTCACTCAACACAGACAGACATCTACCTGCCAATTCATTTCTTGTGGTGTAAATCTCATTTTCCTAACATGATTTTGCTTGCTATTCTTTGTAAATTAGGCTATTTGTTACATAACGCAATGTATTTATTTCATGTATAATACCATGATCGATCTGAATTCAACACTGCCCTTGTAATCACAATTTATCCTTAGTTGGTACTTGCTTATGTGCATGTGGACACAGCACATCATGTTGAGGTTAACTCCTCTTTTACGTAGGGCTATACACAAAGTTGCCACTTGCCACCCAAGTCtgtattttttcttctataagaaaaaaaaagaagtttatgCCCAGGAATCAAGATCTGCAATGTAATATTCTCTTGaacgtaaatattttttaatattaatatagtaaTATATTATCCAATTCATGCACAGTGAAAATTGTTCAAATTGACTTATGATCGTTAatctttccccttttttttctggaaCAAGGGCATTATTCGGTAATtccattttttctctttgtttttctaATCAAACTTATTGCTTCATCATTGCACTGCACTACAACTTGTCAAACCTCAGATTTTCTTtcgcttattttttttaatctaattttgcATTTGGCAATAGTTAATGGGTGATGTGAATTGTTACTTAAACACTTTTAactgtttaatttgaatttaatgtaattaactCCTTACAGatataatttcttttcatttattttgttttctaactttttttttattttccaaaatcaatatatatctATTGATATTTATGAGCTTTCGTTTAACTCGTGAGTCGTGAGTACTGCATTATGGGTAAAACGGAACGCAACAGTCGCATGACTGATTTTGCTATTGAATTTTCTTTGATACTTAAATTAAACACTCTGTTATGTGTCTTAAACCTGTTTAAGGTGTGTAGGTTAGCatgaaatttgattaaaaaatgagGCCTCACTTTCTGGCTGTGGATAAGGATATCAATACAAAGATACTAGGCATTTTCTTTAGCCTCGGTTTTGGTCCCTCTCAAAATATATGGGTTTGGCACTTTAGCCTTAGCATGCACATGTTAGGAGTTTTATTACACTTGTTAATtcagaaatttaattattaatttgatattttatttattttttttaaaaaatgcccACCCACTTCAAACacacgtgtatatatatatatatataagcaaagctgttttgatgataacaaaagataatgacaaaagtgatgacaaaaagctcaaaggtcaatcaaagaacaatttaagagttcaagatagaatcaagaagaattcaagactcaagaagaaagttaagagtcaagaatcatgattcaaagttcaagatctcaagaatcaagatcaatattcaagaatcaagagaaggcttaatcaagataagtataaaaagtttttctcaaaaattgagtagcacatgatttttctcaaaacatgtttaccaaagagtttttactctctgctaatcgattaccaaattgttgtaatcgattaccagtagcaaaattgttttgaaaaagttttcaaattgaatttacaacgttccaattaatttcaaaaagttgtaatcaattacaatgttttagtaatcgattaccagtgcctttgaacgttgaaattcaaattcaaatgtgaagagtcacatccttgcacataaaagccttgtgtaatcgattacattgatttggtaatcgattaccagtgactgtttctgaataaatcaaaagatgtaactcttcaaaagatttttgactttttcaaattggttttaagtttttctaaaagttataactcttctaaatggtcctcttggccagacatgaagagtttataaatgcaaggctttgatttgctttttaaTACACTCTTACACTTATTCAATAAATcatttacaagccttgaatctctttgaacttcttcttcttctttgtatcaaaagctttctgaagttggttttccaaaccttgaaaacttgttttattcatcttttcattatcttctccctttgccaaaaagaattctccaaggactaaccgcctgaattctttttgtgtctctcttctctcttttccaaaagaacgaaggactaaccgcctgaattcttttgtgtctcccttctcccttgtcaaagaattcaaaacgacacagtctgagaattcttttgattcttccctttccctaatacaaaagtattcaaagaactaaccacctgagaattcttttgtatccccattcacaaagtatcaaaggtttaaccgcctgagatctatgtcttaacacattggagggtacatcctttgtggtacaagtagagggtacatctacttgggtttgactgagaacaaaagagggtacatctcttgtggatcagttctagtaaagggtacatccactaggttcaaagagaacaagggagggtacatcccttgtggatctttgcttgtaaaaggatttttacaaggttgaaagaaatctcaaggaccgcaggtcgcttggggactggatgtaggcacgggttgttgccgaaccagtataaaaactcttgtgtgtttgtctccgtctttcctactcttttactttccgctgtgcatttaattttcgcttttactttctgttaagtttctcttctacttctcattctcttaacaatttagtaaaagccttagaagagtaaatttttaattagtaaagggttaggaataattaattcaaccccctcttcttaattattatgaaacCACTCGATCCaacgaaatatatatatatatatatcattattgtTATTCTTCTATCATCACTATTGTCCCAAGAGTGGCAAAAAACCTCACATGGAGAATAAAATATGTAAcaagtagaaaaaaatgtattcatGAGTAAtaagtgttggatcaagtcgagaatttagaaaaattctttcaaattttgtatcaATTTGTTCTTGACACCGATTAAAAATACCcctttaaataaatcaaatttcttttaaaagattttaaaagacaaaaattattatgatgACCCTTAATATTAATTTCACTGCCAAGATGATTAGAAAACTTAGAgttataaagaataaaagaagtaCACAAAAGTTTATATTGGTTTAGTTATATCCGAACCTACATTCATTTGTTTTAAATCCTCTTAGAACTTCCATTATATAAAGAACACAAGTACAAATACTATGACACACAATTCTCTAATAGAAATCAAATCTTTCTCTTGAATCCTACAAAAAAAGATCTAGAATGGAATACACCTAAAATAATAAGAGATAAGGGATCGAATACTACAAAAATGTGTAGATCTTTAATTGTCAATATTTCTTCACAAGATGATTAATTCATCATAGTAAAATGAATAATTCTTTTATCAACTTCAATCTTCAAACTAATTGCAGtgttattcttttataaaaCTCTCTTGAAATGTTTTTCTAAAAAACTGAACGAATTAAGAGtctctcataaaaaaaatacataggggtattaataaaatttgatagttaaaatatatctaattgattataaaattagGCAATCAATTAATTCATCAAAATCTGTTTTATTTTGCATTTCTAGAAATTgattaatcgattatcaaaagaATAATCAATTAATTCGTTTCAATCTGAAAATTTATGTTCTTTTTGTGCTGATTGTATAATTGATTATCATGTGCGGTAATTGATTATAGAATCACACAAAGAGCTTCTCTTTATTTTGAGTAAGTGAATAATTGAGTATCCTAAACTGCAAATCATTCCTTCCTAAATTGACTTGGACATTCAATTATTAAAGGAGACAAATGATTAATTCGATATTGCTAGCCAAATTTCAATTAGAAGTTCTTAAGAAacttagaaaataataatacttcATCCACTTCATATTTGATCAATCACTAAGCATGAAAAGGCTAAGACTATATCACACATACTTAGTCTAAAACATTCAATACAAATGTTTTATCTATTAAACATGTTAAGCATTGCAAAATTATCAAACTAAAAACTAAGGGTTTCAAACTTTGATCTAAATGCAAGAAGTATGGTGATATCCGTATTTGCAAATACCTCTATATGTTCACATATATACTTATAATAAAGTAGCACAATAGACATGCTATCTCAtgttccttatatatatatatatatatatatatatatatatatatatatatatatatatatatatatatatatatatatatatatatctttgtaagaaaaatatgcaaCATAATTATTAAAGTCATACATACTTCATACAGGTGCATACATATTAAGGGAGTCTAATTTTGTTCTTGAAATAGAGTGAATGAgttattgtaaaattttaatatttatcttctatttctatacagataaaaaaaatatgtgcataaatatttaaatttaattttttgtgttcATTTCAAGAAATATCTTAATCTTGGGTAGGCCTAAGGATGAGAGCACTACTGGAATAAAGTTAGCAAAGAAGAAAACGGTGCGTTGAAGTGCAAGCAGTGTGGACTCAAGTTTAAAGGAGGTGTTTCAAGAATTAAAGCACGTGTGGATGGAATTCAAAGGACAGGCGTTCGTATATGCTCCTCCATTGATCATGATGTTCAGAACAGTATCATATGAGCTTCAAATAATTCGCAAGAAGCTATAAATGCCATGACTACATTACAAGGTACAACTAACTTAACTTCTccgcataaaaaaaaaagcagtaaAAGGCGTCAAATTAAATTGCAACCAAAGCCTAATTCGTGCGCAACTATTACTCCGGCTTAGGATGCAAATGAGTCAAGTCAAACCAAATTTTATTAGACTTGAGTTCGGGTTGAGTTGAATATGCAAAGTTCGAGTTTGACTCATTATCTGTCATAGTCTTTTTTTAAAGACTCGGCTTGGCTTACGTAAAAGTCTGGTTTGGCCTACGAACCTATTTAAAAGTTGCCTAAAGACGTCTTtaaccaattaattattttaaaacctagtaaaatactaactaaaaaaagaaacttataaaatttcgtataagtaatgtacaaattcaaaaataattgataaacaaaatcatattgaattcaagttaTTTAAACGCaaagtatataaaaagaaaatgaaaaacagagcataatattaaaaaatatatggattagagatgatttatactaatatagccaaataaaaatatttaaattgtctaaaatttctttacaaaacatttttttctttgaaagtattAATCTGGTTGCATTATCCTTTTAACTtgagtctttttctttttaaaaatttttcaCATGCAAGTGAACTCTCTAAGCA contains:
- the LOC100790988 gene encoding proline-rich receptor-like protein kinase PERK8 — translated: MTSTNPSPNASPVAVPPALGGILSPPPSSSSPTNSSKSPSPPNSPQPNQTQTPNSPAPSSPSAPPPSPPSPPQAVPVTPPPSISLSPPPTLPPPSPPDSPPPLPPASPPSPPATTAPPPAETPPSLPNLSPPSPPDGSPPPQSPPTTIPPPSRPVSPSPPPPANVPRPPSTSTPPQKQSPPKTTPSHASPPSVSESPPKPPSSDVHPPSTLPSDTSGSSPPATLPDPPTNTTAAQGPTVSLPSLPTEKPTARPTNDGTNSMSSNNTPSHSGGLSTGGSVAIGIVVGFTVLSLVMAVWFVQKKKKKGTGSRGGYAAASPFTSSHNSGTLFLRSQSPANFLGSGSGSDFVYSPSEPGGVSSSRSWFTYEELIQATNGFSAQNLLGEGGFGCVYKGLLIDGREVAVKQLKVGGGQGEREFRAEVEIISRVHHRHLVSLVGYCISEHQRLLVYDYVPNDTLHYHLHGENRPVLDWPTRVKVAAGAARGIAYLHEDCHPRIIHRDIKSSNILLDLNYEARVSDFGLAKLALDSNTHVTTRVMGTFGYMAPEYATSGKLTEKSDVYSFGVVLLELITGRKPVDASQPIGDESLVEWARPLLTEALDNEDFEILVDPRLGKNYDRNEMFRMIEAAAACVRHSSVKRPRMSQVVRALDSLDEFTDLNNGMKPGQSSVFDSAQQSAQIRMFRRMAFGSQDSSSFFNESQSSWRSRDHNSNTMFSQNKTGPWNV